One Takifugu rubripes chromosome 2, fTakRub1.2, whole genome shotgun sequence genomic region harbors:
- the gphb5 gene encoding glycoprotein hormone beta-5, with protein sequence MWTAANKREEVPTFNQANGLGTGWWWSRRASGEDQRQAGRTAIKGLFHASEGELSGQVGVRCVCFSVCVRHSGTEKMILRQKQQLWRSDLLLPLLLLLWFSSPTLSARQTPAVNLHRFVGCAVREFTFLARKPGCGALHITTDACWGRCETWEKPVLDPPFVDTYQRVCTYNRSRVVTVSLPGCLPDVDPAYSYPVALRCDCSVCVTSTTECITSV encoded by the exons ATGTGGACGGCTGCAAACAAAAGGGAAGAGGTTCCCACCTTTAATCAAGCTAATGGACTGGGAACGGGCTGGTGGTGGAGCCGAAGGGCCTCCGGGGAGGATCAGAGACAGGCAGGACGCACGGCCATAAAAGGCCTGTTCCACGCCAGCGAGGGAGAACTTTCAGGGCAGGTgggtgtcaggtgtgtgtgtttcagtgtgtgtgtgcgtcacaGCGGCACAGAGAAAATGATCCTGCGGCAGAAGCAGCAACTGTG GAGGTCAGACCTGCTGCTCCcgttgcttcttcttctctggttctcctcgCCGACACTCTCCGCCCGCCAGACGCCAGCGGTGAACCTGCACCGCTTCGTCGGCTGTGCCGTGCGAGAGTTCACCTTTCTGGCCAGAAAGCCTGGCTGTGGGGCGCTGCACATCACTACCGATGCCTGCTGGGGGCGCTGTGAGACCTGGGAG AAACCCGTCCTGGACCCCCCCTTTGTGGACACTTACCAGCGGGTCTGCACCTATAACCGGAGCCGTGTGGTGACGGTGAGCCTGCCGGGCTGCCTGCCGGACGTGGACCCGGCCTACTCCTACCCCGTGGCCCTGCGGTGCgactgcagcgtgtgtgtgaccAGCACCACCGAGTGCATCACCTCAGTGTGA